The Gossypium hirsutum isolate 1008001.06 chromosome A13, Gossypium_hirsutum_v2.1, whole genome shotgun sequence nucleotide sequence GTATTGTACTCCAGAAACTCACCCAAAAAAGAACCAAACCACATTGTCATTGTTTTTGACATAAGGCCTGGGGGCAAATCATGGATTTGAATCCAATGCACAGCATGATTAAGAGAGATAGTTAATAGGTCATCTGTTAATTGTAATTTGTGCATCAATAACAAATGGTTGTTAAAGAACCACGACATTCATTCTAGCACCCTGTTAAATAAATATGTCACACCAAATTGGTAATGGAAATACCTCCAATCGAGTGCCATAAATCAACCATAGTGTTTCAAAGGGATGGGAAGTAGACCATGCTGTCAGTCGAACAAGTTCCAACCAGAGAAAATTGAAGATCCTGTTCAGTCACTTTCGCATCTTCCTCCTCCTCATCAAGTCACAGATTCGCCATCTCATCCTCCATTGGAGTCTAAAGTCGGAACAAAAAACCAGCAAAATCACAAAAACACTGAATTCAAGATCGTGTCCACGAGAACATACTAAAACCATGCCAAAGAGCGGCAGACTCGGAAGATAAAAAATTCGGAAAAacgattaatatatattttaactgaTCAATGAGTAACTTTACATTATTATAATGATTTTGATTGAATGGTTAAATCGAATTAAAATGAGTTTTGAGTGGGATTGATGATGCTTCCGTTGCCAAGTTTACTCCCGTGAAAATATTCCATCATGTAAAGCGTGAAAAAATGCTCCCACTCTATTGTATACTGCTCTCATAATTCAAGAAGTAATTTCCATTGGATGTCTCATTTTTCTACTAATGGTCACTTATGGTGTACTATTTTAAATACCAAATGAATGTGCTCTAATAagattaaatatttcaaatttttgatcATATCACGTAAAGTAAACAATGCACCGAGACAGGCTTCTTCTCAATGCTTCAAGTAAGCACAGATTAATGCCTTTTTGTAAGGTCAATTAACAGTTTCCTCGTTTAGGGTTTTTATATAAATTCGCAAGTTACTCGAATCATGGTTTAAACTCGATTCAAGTTCAAATTACAACTGTCTCGTTTACGAAAGCTAAAAACTGTTGAGATTTTTGTTGGAAGCAAATCTGAGAATATATATTACAGGAAAGAAGGGGGGGGTGGGGGGGGGGGAGTTTAAAACTGGGAAATCAGTAGATGCCTAAAAATTTCCACCATAAAGTTCCAACACCTCCCCATACAATGGCATTAACAATGGCCATTACAAAACCCATTTTGAATACGTCTGGTAGCTCCATATATCCGGCTGCAAATTAACACCACCCATCCAAATTGTCATTTAATAATTCAATCAACTAAATTCAAACAAATCTTTAGTTAAAAGATTACACCATCAAAGATGCTAATATTGCATCATCACCGGTTCAAGTTTGAAAGTTTGTCTGAAATAACTTTCGGTAAAAACATTTggttatttaaaatatatgtccaacttagattttgatattcaaaGCTCAAGCTCAATCCTGATCAACCTGTTTTTCTAATcttataaatgttaaaattaaattataacatgataatgtaaaaattaaaaattatttaagttgtttgtgtttttttttttgaagaaaatttttttaaaataaatataatattttttatataaaagtttaaaattatggataatatttttttatataaaaatttaaaattatggaCAGACTTAATGAACttgaattaaatatttacaaatagcAGTAAGTTTAAATAAATGTTGAGACCCGTCGGGTCGGACTTGAGCTACTATGTATGATGCATGTACACACCGACAGAGAAACTATATGCATGGTGCTCATGAATGTATACATAGATGTATGAGAAAGCCATGGTGAGAAAACATAGTTCATAGAGTGTGAATGAAAAGAAACGCACCTCCATAGTAGACGGCCGCCTGACCGCTGCTATAATGTGTTATGGAACCAAAAAGGTTGGTATTGTAACCGAGAGCCAACACTGCTAATACACCAGGTACTCCGGCCGCCAAGTGCATAGCAAGGAAAGCAGAGTATAATGCTCCTACATGACCGGTTTGGCTTGCGAATAGGTAATGGATGAGAAAGTATGATGCCTGAAGAACGACAAATGCCACAGGCCAGCTTAAAGAAAGAGATTGAAGGCTCTTAGCAACACAACCGGACATCCAACTCACTATCCCGAGGTTTGTCAATTGGCTTGCCATGCCTACCAAAACAGCAAACCATGCCAGTGTGTCCCATGCTGATTTTTCGCTTAAGCAGTCATCCCAATCAAGCACTCCTAGCAAAAGGAGCATTGATAAACAGATCATTGCAGCCACAACACTTGGAATGCCAAGAATGTCACTGTATACGGCTCAGGAAATatcaaaaacttagaaaattaatACATTGCTCATTCTGAAGCAAAACCAAACCCGAGAAACCATAGACTCAAACTTCGCATACACTCGTACAAAGGTAAAAATAATGGTTATGTAAAAAATTTGATTCATACGCACAAACAATGAAATTGAAAAAAGTTTTTTCAATTGCCTTATACCAGATGGGGGCAGAACAACACGGAATCAACTACGGCTACCAAGAAAACCGGTGAATGTTAAAGAGAAACTAGAAAGTACAATCGTGCTTATATACTTCTAACTAAATTCATCAAATACACCATTTCTGAAACCTCCAAATCGCCACATGATTGAAATTTAACCCTCACTACCACACTCACAAGACAATTGAACTTCACAGAGGCAATTCAGAAAGAAAGGGTAACAAGGGCGATACGGTAGATATCAAtgtttaaaaagataaaaatacacGAACTTCATGCACACACAACAAAACTAGATACAAAGACGTCAATTTCTCAGCTCAAATACAAAGAAACTCGAATTAGTAAGATGAGATGCTACTTACCCGCAGACCCATAGGGTAACAGCAAGAAGCATAGCTCCGACCATGATCCATTCATTTTTTGTGACAGGACCCATCTGTTCGAGTTTCTTTGCAGCCATTGCCGGGGCATCGGGCGTATCTTTGATTTCCGGAGGGTAAAACTTGTATAAAATAAGCGGAGTTAGCAGTAGGGAAACAAGTGCTGGTAAACTAGCAGCCTTGAACCATGAAACCCAAGGATTCAAAATGATAATCCCGAGCTCCTCGGCTAATTTGAGGCATAGCAAATTTTGAGCTGAAGCAGTAAGGAAAAGAGCACTGGAGTTGGTGGAAGCCTGTCATCGATATGCATGAGTTCCAATAGAACATAGAAATGAAAAAAGAGCCCGACTTTATTAAAACCGAAAATCCTGATAAGCACCAACAAAAGTTGTCTTCCATTATTTAATGGTACAGATTAACTATTCCACCTAAAAGTCCAAATCAACAATCAAGTAATCAGCCTAGAAATGGGGCGAACCAAAATATTAAACAATACATATAGAAACCTAGACAATAAGCTATTGGTTGAGGTGGAAGCGACCATTCCTACATAAGGGTAAGAACAAGTTCGAACCCCGTAAAATGCGTCTATTGAAGAGGCCTTATGTTAGAAACCGCCTTGACCAAACCAAGATCAATCTCAAGTCCAATATGGCTCAGGATACCCTGGGTTTAgacatatatacttttttttttttgttttgttctaggacatatatacacacacacagaGATATTCATGAGTTCCAGTAGGACAGCGAAATTAAAACAGAGAACTTGGATTAAACTAAACACTAACAAAAGCCTTCTTCCACAATTATAACACTAAAACATTAATTATCCCTAAACGAATAAATTCAAATGAACAATTAAGACATAAACTTAGTATGCATGTAATTATCAGTAATCAACTAGAAATTGGAAAACAAAAGCATTTAAAGAGATATATAGAAACATAAGGAACACACTGATGGTTGAGGTGGAAATGGCTTTTGCCGATTCAAACCCTAAAGATTCACTTGTTGTAAGAACTTTACCTGAAAAACCACGTGACCCTATAAAGATTACTCTCAACTCCAATGTGAACCGGAATAGCTTGAGTTTAGACAATGTACAAATTTTGGGTTTATATAATGTTTGGTCCTTCAATTTGGTAGTTATATCCACTTTGGTTCATTTTGAAACCTGAACTTGACAACTAAGTTCAACTTTGGTCCTAAACTTAGAATACATTAAGATTTGATGACGTGACACTTCGAGATTGTACCACGTTATCACCTAAAATTTAAACGTTTACATTTACCAAATTCAGGATCAAAATGGATGTAGTtgtcaagtttaggtaccaaaatggatagaaaaaggaacaagtaccaaaatgtacctaattgccaagttcaaggactaaaaattatattaacccaTAAATTTTTAGGCTTAAATCACAATTTAACTTCTGTATCATTTGCCTTTTCTCAGTACCTAAAATTTTTTTGTCCACTTCGTACCTAAATTGtcatttttatcttaatttaccaaaaaaaaaaaaaattgtccatAAGAGTATGAAACGTGGCATATTCTTATTGGACATCAgtaatttttttggtaaaatagatgaaaatgatAATTCAAGtactaaaatgagaaaaaaagttTCAAgtaccaaaattaaaaaaagaagttaTAGTTCAAGGACCAAATTATGATATAAGCCAAATACGTATATAATAGACTCATAGATATTTCAAGGTACTAGACTGGCAGAAGTCTTCTTCTTCCAcaaattaacaatttaatcatCCCCAcccataaattcaaataaacaattAAGAAACAAATAAACTATGCATGTGACCAATCATTAATAAGCTAGAAATGGGCTTAACCTGAAACTGAGATTGAACCAGGTAACTCCCAAGCTTCCGAGACGACGGATCCCGGGCCGGCTTCCCGCCGACAGAGACAACGACTTGATGATGGGTACAAAAACTCCGCCGGCTCTAGCGGTAGTACTAGGCATCGCCGGTGCAATCAAGGCCTCACTCAAAGTCAACCCATAAGACAATCCCAAGGTGCTTTTTCCCAACCATTTGACGAAGTAAGTAGCGATCCTATCACCGAGCCCCGTTTTAACGAACCCACGAGCGAAGAAGAATGAAATAACGATCAACCAAATCACTTCGTTGGTGAAGGCACCGAAGGCGGTGGTGAACGGCAGCGTTCCGGTAACGATGGAAGTTGTGAGGCCTAAGAAAGCCCATGCGCCGACGGGTAAAGGGCTTAAGACCAGACCGGTGATTGTTGACAAAAAGATGGCGAAGAGTTGCCAGGCTTGGAGTGTTACTTCCACGGGTATGGGGATTAGGAATCGAACAATAAGGCCGATTGAAATTGAGATGAGGAAAGGGAGGAGTTTAGCTCCTTGTGGCGGCGGCGGAGGTGTTGTTTGAGGTGGTGGGTCTTTGTCGTTTTGAGAAGTGGCACGGGTAAGGAAAAGTAAAGGGTTTCTTCGTTTGGGAAGAGGGGAAAACAAGAGAGAATTGAGAGGGGATCGGAGGGAGGGGAATGAAGATGGCGGGAAAATGGACGGCGGGGATGATCTGGATATGGGTTTAGAGCGGGAATGGAGGGAAATGCCGGGATTAAGTGAGAAAGGAgtagtggtggtggtggtgaaggAGCAGTGGAGGGCTAAACTCTCCATTGTTTGGATGCCAAGAAAATCAACAGAAAGAGAAAACACAAATCAAACTCTGGAGCacctttgaattttgattaaaattaaaaacaaaaaaagggagAAATCCCAAAGAAAGTGGAACCGGTGAGCAATTGCCAGTAAATGGAgtgggaaatttttttatctttttccttcTGAAATTATACCTTTGTAACTTactttcatttctatttttgCTGACAATTGCAATGCAATAATTCAACAGgaaatgaaatttatttagaaAGAATCTCTACCTTCTTCTTGGCGACAAGTATTTATTTGCCGTCGTTCTCCACAAGTATTTATTTGCCGTCTTTCCTTCGGCATGTGGTGGAAAACATTATTACAAATAAATATGTcagattttttattgaaatttcgtACTGAATAATATGGATAACTTTTTCAGtaataaaatggtaatttaattattcaaaaaaaatttagacaTGAGTGATTATATGGTTGCGAGAAGATAACGTCACCGTTTTTAAaatgggtaaaatggtaaatttaatttaattttaattttaattaaaaaaattaatctttagACTTTacatattttagaatttaatttttttaactattttatataaaaaaataaatttattaattatatttaataaaaaatatactaaaattagaaatataaaaaaatcaaccaTCAATGTCactaataaaagtaaaattacaaaaaaaagaaaagaaagatcaAATTATATCATGtgtaaatgttaaaagttaattaGTTTGAAATTAAGACtaaatttacataatatataaatgttaagagttaaagttactattataacaattttaaaaacaatCAAGTTAAATAATTTAATGGCCACtgacaaaaaaaattctaataattaaatgactaaaactaaaaaaatcaaattatcatttcttaattttttataatttattgataaaaattattaataattaataactacTAATATAATATaccttttaaataaaatatcttttaaaaattagaacGTGAAAATTATGAGGAAAAGGCGAGAGCTAAACTACttatagcaacaaaaatcaggcCTCCATGGCCCAATATGATAGACAAGGTCTTTTGTGATATAGTTCACGGTCGCCTTTTACTATATTCTTTTGGTATAAATTTTTCGctataattagatttattttaatattttaatataatttttattttacttgataTCTGAATTTGGTAGTTATATTTATTTTGGTCTCTAAATTTAGAtttcattaagatttaattatatgatTAGTGTTATTGGAATAAAACTAGATTGTTCAGTCGAACCGATTAGTGTAATGGTTAAATAAAAGGGTCGAATCAATTGATCtggaaaatgtttgaaattggtGAAAAGCAAACATTGAAGCAAAAACTAGTAGTTCAACAAGTTGAAccagtttaatatttttaattttttattataaatttttaattattgttgatCTAGCAATTGAACTGATCAAAtcaattgaaatgaaaaatattggtTTGATCTGTTCAACCATTGGTTTGGTTATTAGAACATTTTATATGACATTTTATGATTATACCACACAAACaccttaaattttatataatttttttaatcttcaaGTGATGATGTGGCATAATGTCAGAGTGCcacatcatcaaacttttataattttcaagtttaaatatcaaaatgaatCTAGTTGTCAAGTTCAGATACCAAAGTGAATAAACAAGGCACAGGTACCAAGACTAGTTGCAAAGTTCAGGagccaaaaattatattttttttattttaaaattatgaatctTGACCTATTAGTCAAAAGCATTCAACACGTTCCTGAGGTCGCGGATCGATCTGTAGGTTCTATCTTGTGTGATAGTCTAGATGCGTATATGAGTTTGAAATTGTAttgcataaaaatattaaaattatatatgaagaTTAATATAATGTGCAATTtgatgtatgaattttgatttggtgcaattatatacaAGCAACTTTAGTTGTtccttaaatttattaataaaattttaatttcgatttaattatacatattttaaaaaataaatacatcaatttattttttacattatataaatataattattttgtgtatgTTACGTAAATATTGTTGgataaaaacaaatataattaattataaataaacacatataaaataaaatatgaacaaaattGTTTAtagttaatttatcaaataaaatcataataaacaattgaaataaaTGAGAGTTTACGAAATTTTGAGCCTTATGAAACACAGTTTCCTAAAGATGAAACATGAGATTTTTGAGAACaacaaaatttcaaccattttggtTCATAAAATGCACCTCAACCCCATTGAATTTGAACCTACACCCCTCTTGAGCATAAAACAAGGTTACAAGCTTAGTTATTCAATTGTTTTTTAAaagagttcacatatataaacacatcccacacttggtatttaaccaatgtgggatctaaacCTTTTATTTTTCCTCAACAATTTTTTCAAGTACCTTATTTTGAGcatcaaccattttgagcatatgatataccatataccattgtaaaggtctcgtagagtagaatatgaaaccataaaattatgattcaactctccacctttacctattaagaatatgcctcaaagttcccataaaatgtaatttttccaacaaATATATAATGGTGTTATATTAATACTAGTATTagtaatttgtgaatattgaataaataaaaaaaagccaTATGTAATAATATTTCCTTCCAACATCATATTCTCTCATTTGGTTCACAAAGATTTCCTTAATCCGGAACTCTTATATTCCGAATGGTACCAAGATTTCAAAATATAGGGTAAAggtaagttttaaaatttttgcaattttaatttgtcttttaaaaaaaataatattggtCAATTTTGTCtctttattttatgtatatttattaagttattatcataaataatttaataaaaataaaaaattatggattATCATATTTAACATAAATAGCATCTTGTCCAAATTAAAAACTACATAAGAAAGAAAATGATATgcaattgtaaaaataaaatagattgaGATAATTGttctcaaatatttttataaggattatataaaaaataagggaaaactttagagatatttttattttag carries:
- the LOC107894083 gene encoding LOW QUALITY PROTEIN: dicarboxylate transporter 2.1, chloroplastic (The sequence of the model RefSeq protein was modified relative to this genomic sequence to represent the inferred CDS: inserted 1 base in 1 codon); its protein translation is MPKERRQINTCGERRQINTCRQEEALHCSFTTTTTTPFSLNPGISLHSRSKPISRSSPPSIFPPSSFPSLRSPLNSLLFSPLPKRRNPLLFLTRATSQNDKDPPPQTTPPPPPQGAKLLPFLISISIGLIVRFLIPIPVEVTLQAWQLFAIFLSTITGLVLSPLPVGAWAFLGLTTSIVTGTLPFTTAFGAFTNEVIWLIVISFFFARGFVKTGLGDRIATYFVKWLGKSTLGLSYGLTLSEALIAPAMPSTTARAGGVFVPIIKSLSLSAGSRPXDPSSRKLGSYLVQSQFQASTNSSALFLTASAQNLLCLKLAEELGIIILNPWVSWFKAASLPALVSLLLTPLILYKFYPPEIKDTPDAPAMAAKKLEQMGPVTKNEWIMVGAMLLAVTLWVCGDILGIPSVVAAMICLSMLLLLGVLDWDDCLSEKSAWDTLAWFAVLVGMASQLTNLGIVSWMSGCVAKSLQSLSLSWPVAFVVLQASYFLIHYLFASQTGHVGALYSAFLAMHLAAGVPGVLAVLALGYNTNLFGSITHYSSGQAAVYYGAGYMELPDVFKMGFVMAIVNAIVWGGVGTLWWKFLGIY